The Streptomyces sp. NBC_00576 genome contains the following window.
AGCGCAGCGACCGTGGTCAGTGCACCCCAAGCAGTCCGAGCTGCGGGATCTTCGAGTACCTGCCGCGAGAGCTGTCGGACCATGCCCCGGATGGCCGGCTCCGTGTCACGCCCCCTGCCCGGCGCTGGGGAGGGCAGGCAGGATGCGGGTCAGGAGGATGTCGAGGAAAAGCTCGGGCCGCCGGTATACGGCGAAGTGGCCGGCGTCCTCGATGAGGGTGAACTCCTTGACCGGTGCCCGGACGTCATCGAAGAAGGCGCGGGCACGAGTGGGCGTGTTCACCAGGTCGCAGGCGCCCTGGACGACGAAGAACGGGATGTCGAACCGGGTGCCGTCCGCCCAGTCGTCGAGGGAGGCGGTGCCCGGCAGCACGGGCGCGGAGACCATGAAGCTCTTGAAGAAGGTGATGATCTCGCGCAGGGAGTGCAGCGGCGAGTACCACAGCGACTTCATCACCACGGACTTCATGGCGGCGAAGGTGTGGGGATCGGTGGCGGAGGCGAAGCGGCTGAAGTGGCTGAACTGCTCGGTACTCCAGGCCCGCTGGTCCGGACCCATCTCGCGTACGGCGGCCAGTTCCTTCTTCTTGCCCGCCTCCTCCAGCCGGTCAAGCGCGGCGTAGTAGTCGGCAGTGTCCCGGCCGCCGTCGAAGACCTTCTGGTCGGTTCCGATGTACGCGCTGACCAGTTCGGGGTGGCTGCGCGCGACGCGCATCGCTATGGCACTGCCGAAGGAGCACCCCATCAGGACGACCCGCTGCACCCCGAGACGCTCCCGTATGTGCTCCACCACTTCCACGGCGTCCCGCACCAGCCGCTCGAACGTCATTTCCCCCTGACCGTCGGCGCCGGAGCGCCGCAGGGTCTTTCCGGTGCCGCGCATGTCCCAGCGCACCAGGGTGACGTGCCGCTCCCAGTCGCGGGAGACGTTGGCCAGGATCGAGTTGGACGATCCGGGTCCGCCGTGCAGTTCCACCACGACCGGGTTGGCGCGCTCCTCGCCTCGCAGGGAGAGCCACTGGTCGAGGCCGCCGATCCGCGTGAAGTACTGCTCGTCGATGCCGTGGCCGGCAGTGATGCGCAGACGGCGGGCGTTGCGGGAGCGGACGATCGCGCGGCGCGTGAGGAGGCCGGCCGAGGGGGCGGCGACGGCGGTGCAGGCGGCGGCGGTGATGACGGCAGCGAGCATGGGAATCCTCCAGAAGCTGCAAGCCCATAAACTGTGTACGTGCTACACGGTTAATTACTGTGTATCTTATACACAGTTACTGGGCGGGTGGCAACACCTCTCTCACGCCCTTGGGTGGCCTGTCCGCGGAAAGGAGGCCGGTACCGTGCCGGCGAACAAGGAGAGCAACCGGGATCCGGGCGCCAGCCTCGCGCTGCTCTGGGGCGACGCTGACAGCCGTCCGCGCCGAGGACCGAAGCCGAAGTTCACACCCGCCCAACTAGCCCGCCGCGGTATCGAGATCGCCGACGCCGAAGGGCTTGAGGCGCTCTCCATGCAGCGGGTGGCCGAGATGCTCGGCGTCACCACGATGGCCCTCTATCGCTACGTCCCCGGCAAGCCCGACCTCGTCGACCTGATGGTCGACACGGTGCTCAGCGATCCGCCCGTTCTCGGCCGCGTCCCAGGCAACTGGCGCACTCGGCTCGAGGCCTGGGCCCGCGCCTGCTGGGACGTCTACCGCGCCCACCCCTGGATCCTGACCGCGACGGGCCTACGACGACACGCCATGGGCCCTCACCAGGTGGCCTGGCTGGACACGGCTCTGGCCGCACTCGAACCGACCGGGCTCACCGCTAGGCAGCGTCACGACGCCGCGATTCTCGTCCTGAGCCTGGTACGCAACCTCACCCAGGAGGCGCTCGACAGCGACGAGCAGGGCGACGAGGAGTGGACACGTCTCACCACTCATCAGCTCACCGTGTACGCCGACCGGTTCCCCGCGCTCACCCGGGCCGTTGCCGAGGGTGCCTTCTCCCCCACCGATGACGACCCTCTCGCCTTCGGCCTCACCTGCGTACTCGATGGCATCCAAGGACTCGTGGAATCCGCCACGCGCGCATAGCCGCCATCGGATACCTCCGTCAGCGCCCGCCGGGCGTGCCCACTGACCACCCGCCAGATCAACGCGACCGCACGACGCAAAACGATCACCGATGACGCGGGAATCGGTCACTGGCTCCGTACAGATCCGCTGGTCATGACGCGACGCTGATCTGGAACCACCACCGGACCACGAGCAGCGGCCCTGCTCGGTGACGATCGGCCTGGGAAGTCACGGCCTCGGTGTGGCCACCACGGCCGCCGCTCTCCACCGCGCCGGAGTCTTCCCGGTTGTCGTGTTCAGCGGCGGCAACAGCCCCACCACCCCAGCCCGCGTCCCTCGTGGTGATGCCATGCCATCCACTGTTGCGAGCACGCCCTCAGCCTCGGGGTCCCGGACGACGCGATCCTCGTCGAGCCGAAGGCTGCCAACACGGGCCGGAACGTCACCTTCTCCCGCCGAGCTGCCGGCCGCCTAGAGACGGAGCAGTCGCTGGGTGATCTCCCGGTACTGCCGCAGCGCGAGCCGGAGTTCGTCGGACTGTGATTCGGTGGGCTGTGCTTCGGGGTCCTGGTCCTGTTCCTGCCAGCCGGCGCGAAGGAGACTCCGGCGTTCCGCGAGGGCGTTCACGAGCTGGGTGATGGCTTCGTCGTAGGCGCTCTCGGCCTCTTCCAGTGCCTTGAGCGGGGTGTCGGCGAAGGTGTTGATGGCGTGCTGGAGGCGTCGAACGATCTTGTCCTGTTCGTCCGACGGGAGCAGCGGCTCCGGGCCCGGCCTGCGGCGCTCGGCAGAGCCCCGGGGTTGGCCCGCGGGCTGCTGGGCGCGTGTCTGGTCGTACATCATCGGGGTCGCTTCCGTTCCGTCTGAAGGGATCCTTGGTCCTCTCGGCAGCCTGGTTCAGGCTTCCGGAGACCCGGTCGATTTGTCAGGTCACCTGAGCGGGGCCACCAGGCACCGTCCGGTTCGACACCGCTCCGAAGGGGTCACGGGTCCGGGGGCGAGACGCGCGGCGGGGGATGGTCGGTGGTCGCGGACATCGTGCGGGCCCGTCCCCGGACCTCTGCGCGCAGGCAGGTGTCCGGTGTCGTTGCTCACCAGGAACGACACCGGTAGCGGGGCCGGTGCGCGAGGTGCTCCCGATGACTTCACGCTACTCCCCGAAGCGGCCGAACGAACCGCTCCCGGAGATCCCCCCACTTGCGGCGGCCGGCCTCTCGGCGCCGGGGGCGTGCCCGACGGCCGCTCCCCGACCTCCTCCGCCTGCCGTTGGACGGTTGTGACAGGCCACCGTCACCGGCACGATCCACCGGTCGCTCCCGCAGCGGCGGCCCGTCGCGGTCAGCGGAGGGGAGAGGAGGCCGGCAGGTTCTGGTCGGCGGCCCAGGAGGCGAGGATCCGTAGCCGTTCGTGGGTGGGGGAGCCGGGTGCGGCGGTCCAGACGGTCAGGTTCTGGTCGGGATCGGTGTTGGCGGTGAGGGTGTCCCAGTCCAGGACGAGTTCGCCGACGACCGGATGGTTGAGGGTCTTCGTGCCCACCGTGCGCGCGGCGACGCGGTGATCGCCCCACCATTGGGCGAACTGCTGGTCCCGCAGGGACAGTTCACCGACCAGCTCGATCAGGCGAGGATCCTCGGGATACTTCGCGGCTTCCATCCGCAACTGTGCCACGGCGATGCGGGCGGAGGTGTTCCAGTCCGCGTACAGGGTGCGCATTGCCGGTTCCGTGAAGATGATCCGCGGGTAGTTGCGGTGCTTTTCCGTGATCTGGGAGAAGTCGGTGACCAGTGCGGCGGCCAGCGCGTTCCAGGCGAGGATGTCTCCGCGTCGGCCCTGCACGATGGCCGGGGTGGCGGTGAGGTCGTCCAGGACGCGCTGCAGTTGCGGCTGGACCTTCTGCCTGCTGGGCCGCCGGGTGCGGGTGGTGGTCTTGCCCGCGAGCTGGAAGAGGTAGCCCCGCTCGTCGTCATCCAGCTGGAGTACCTGGGCGAGAACGTCCAGCACGGGCGCCGATGCCTGCATACGGCCCTGTTCGAGACGGGTGTAGTAGTCGGTGCTGATGCTGGCGAGCTGGGCGACCTCCTCGCGGCGCAGCCCGGCCACCCGGCGAGGCTTGCCGGTCTCGGGCAGTCCGACCGTGCGCGGGCTCAGCTCGGAGCGGCGTTTCTTGAGGAATTCTCCCAGCTCATTGAGGGGAACGTTGGCGGTCATGCTTCCCAGCATGACACCGAGTCCACCCAGGAAAGGGGGGAGAATTTACTCCCAGGATGTTCCCCTCCCCGGATGAATTTCTCCGCTTTTCGCGCCTGCCCCCGGGTGTGAGGCTC
Protein-coding sequences here:
- a CDS encoding alpha/beta fold hydrolase; the encoded protein is MLAAVITAAACTAVAAPSAGLLTRRAIVRSRNARRLRITAGHGIDEQYFTRIGGLDQWLSLRGEERANPVVVELHGGPGSSNSILANVSRDWERHVTLVRWDMRGTGKTLRRSGADGQGEMTFERLVRDAVEVVEHIRERLGVQRVVLMGCSFGSAIAMRVARSHPELVSAYIGTDQKVFDGGRDTADYYAALDRLEEAGKKKELAAVREMGPDQRAWSTEQFSHFSRFASATDPHTFAAMKSVVMKSLWYSPLHSLREIITFFKSFMVSAPVLPGTASLDDWADGTRFDIPFFVVQGACDLVNTPTRARAFFDDVRAPVKEFTLIEDAGHFAVYRRPELFLDILLTRILPALPSAGQGA
- a CDS encoding TetR/AcrR family transcriptional regulator; amino-acid sequence: MPANKESNRDPGASLALLWGDADSRPRRGPKPKFTPAQLARRGIEIADAEGLEALSMQRVAEMLGVTTMALYRYVPGKPDLVDLMVDTVLSDPPVLGRVPGNWRTRLEAWARACWDVYRAHPWILTATGLRRHAMGPHQVAWLDTALAALEPTGLTARQRHDAAILVLSLVRNLTQEALDSDEQGDEEWTRLTTHQLTVYADRFPALTRAVAEGAFSPTDDDPLAFGLTCVLDGIQGLVESATRA
- a CDS encoding helix-turn-helix domain-containing protein, translated to MLGSMTANVPLNELGEFLKKRRSELSPRTVGLPETGKPRRVAGLRREEVAQLASISTDYYTRLEQGRMQASAPVLDVLAQVLQLDDDERGYLFQLAGKTTTRTRRPSRQKVQPQLQRVLDDLTATPAIVQGRRGDILAWNALAAALVTDFSQITEKHRNYPRIIFTEPAMRTLYADWNTSARIAVAQLRMEAAKYPEDPRLIELVGELSLRDQQFAQWWGDHRVAARTVGTKTLNHPVVGELVLDWDTLTANTDPDQNLTVWTAAPGSPTHERLRILASWAADQNLPASSPLR